A genomic stretch from Chitinophaga agri includes:
- a CDS encoding MutS-related protein, whose protein sequence is MSLMTDKQTLTDLNIFGKSGTNGGIYAIFDRTHTRGGSALLEEMFRNPLSEAAAINARSTTIRSFGTAGVSFPYDAVWFDGAEQYLQHTDERSRLSDQQDNLGRKLNQLIAGDNAYKAIEKGVECLIAILQTTLRFADSVRQQMAATPYSEELTAIEQLLKEAELQSLLHEPAKHKLPFAKVAEYDKILRFRQREVMKRLLYLLYQTDVYISVARIAAEKKFAFPNALPREQQTVLLEDFYHPSLTTPVTNTITITPSSNVIFLTGANMAGKSTFMKALGICMYLGQMGFPVPASRMEFSVRDGIFTTINLPDNLSMGASHFYAEVLRIKNVARELSRDKYLFVIFDELFRGTNVKDAHEATIAVTSAIARRKNCMFMVSTHIIEAGEVLRAQCENINFVFLPTLMDGNKPVYTHKLQSGITADRHGMVIIRNEGILDILARKKTVKTNT, encoded by the coding sequence ATGAGCTTAATGACGGATAAACAAACGCTGACTGATCTGAACATCTTCGGCAAAAGCGGTACAAATGGTGGCATCTATGCCATCTTTGACCGCACGCATACCCGGGGAGGATCAGCGCTGCTGGAAGAAATGTTCCGCAATCCATTGTCGGAAGCAGCTGCAATTAACGCACGTAGTACAACCATTCGTTCTTTCGGGACCGCCGGCGTATCTTTCCCTTACGATGCCGTGTGGTTCGATGGGGCCGAACAGTACCTGCAGCATACAGATGAACGTAGCCGGTTGAGTGATCAACAGGATAATCTGGGTAGAAAACTGAATCAGCTGATAGCCGGTGATAATGCCTATAAAGCCATTGAGAAAGGAGTAGAGTGCCTGATCGCTATTTTACAGACAACCCTCCGGTTCGCGGATAGTGTCCGTCAGCAGATGGCAGCAACGCCGTACAGTGAAGAACTGACAGCGATAGAGCAATTGCTGAAAGAAGCGGAACTACAGTCGCTGTTACACGAGCCAGCCAAACATAAATTACCTTTTGCCAAAGTAGCGGAGTATGATAAAATACTCCGCTTCCGGCAACGGGAGGTGATGAAACGGCTGTTATACCTGTTGTATCAGACGGACGTTTATATATCGGTCGCGCGTATCGCGGCAGAGAAAAAGTTCGCTTTCCCCAATGCCCTTCCCCGGGAACAGCAAACGGTGCTGCTGGAAGATTTTTATCATCCTTCGTTAACGACACCTGTCACCAATACTATTACCATCACTCCTTCCAGCAACGTGATATTCCTGACAGGGGCCAATATGGCAGGGAAATCTACGTTCATGAAGGCCCTGGGCATCTGTATGTACCTCGGGCAGATGGGCTTCCCCGTACCTGCTTCCAGGATGGAGTTTTCCGTGCGGGATGGTATATTCACGACCATCAACCTTCCCGATAACCTGAGTATGGGTGCCAGCCACTTTTATGCAGAAGTGCTCCGCATCAAGAATGTAGCGCGGGAACTTAGCCGGGATAAATATCTCTTCGTCATCTTCGATGAATTATTCCGTGGTACAAATGTAAAGGATGCGCATGAGGCAACGATCGCTGTTACCAGTGCCATTGCCCGCAGAAAGAACTGCATGTTCATGGTGTCCACACACATCATTGAAGCCGGGGAAGTGCTCAGGGCACAATGTGAAAATATCAACTTCGTATTCCTGCCCACATTAATGGATGGTAACAAGCCCGTATATACGCATAAACTGCAATCAGGCATTACGGCTGACAGACACGGGATGGTCATTATCAGAAATGAAGGTATCCTCGATATATTGGCCAGAAAAAAAACAGTAAAGACGAACACATGA
- the pdxR gene encoding MocR-like pyridoxine biosynthesis transcription factor PdxR: MNSPVEVPYKSFIQIERSSHIAIYIQIANQLMQAIQSGILLPGTKLPGSRSLSELLKVHRNTITAVYEELYAQGWIEIKPNKGAVVMPRLPKVKGRPAESGGYPATTGFTFATTALLDNPFDYAPCDYVFNDGVPDIRLTQIDDLSRSYSANMKRKSNWKKMSYYNQEGSRYFKEQLSRYLRLSRGFKISINNLLITRSIEMSLFIISEIILRQGDYVVVGSPSYFAANMIFQKSSNQVLTIPTDDEGLNTEALNELCKSHPIRLVYVTPQHHYPTTVSLSARRRMALLELSKKYGFVIVEDDHDYDFHYDKQPLLPLATVDTAGMVIYVSSFGKSLAPGFRTGFVVAPENLMVEMRKYLGIIDRQGDVMIEQALGEMIEEGAIQRHMKRSLKIYKERRDLMSALLEKQLGDWIEFRQPTGGLAFWLSFKKPVNLMRLKKQCEKNNLFIPRTLLYQNKEVTALRIGFGHLDNDEMEKTILILKASLIQLQQ; encoded by the coding sequence ATGAATAGTCCGGTTGAGGTTCCATATAAGAGTTTTATCCAGATAGAGCGGTCTTCCCACATTGCTATTTATATCCAAATAGCCAATCAGTTGATGCAGGCGATCCAATCCGGCATATTATTGCCAGGGACAAAATTGCCTGGCAGCAGAAGTCTGAGCGAATTGTTAAAGGTACATCGTAATACCATCACTGCCGTGTATGAAGAGCTGTATGCGCAGGGCTGGATAGAGATCAAACCCAACAAGGGCGCCGTTGTCATGCCCCGGTTACCTAAAGTGAAAGGCCGGCCGGCAGAAAGCGGTGGATACCCGGCTACAACCGGTTTCACCTTTGCCACTACCGCTCTTTTGGACAACCCGTTTGACTATGCACCCTGTGACTATGTGTTCAATGACGGCGTTCCTGACATCCGGCTCACACAGATAGATGACCTTTCCCGTTCATATAGCGCCAATATGAAGCGTAAAAGCAACTGGAAGAAAATGAGTTATTACAACCAGGAAGGGAGCCGGTATTTTAAGGAGCAGCTGTCACGGTACCTCCGGCTGTCACGTGGATTCAAGATATCTATCAACAATCTGCTGATCACCCGTAGTATTGAAATGAGCCTGTTTATCATTTCCGAGATCATTCTTCGTCAGGGCGATTACGTAGTGGTCGGCTCTCCCAGTTATTTTGCTGCCAATATGATCTTTCAGAAATCCAGTAACCAGGTACTGACCATCCCCACCGATGATGAAGGGCTGAATACAGAAGCCCTGAACGAGCTATGTAAGTCCCATCCCATCCGGTTGGTGTATGTCACGCCCCAGCATCATTATCCGACAACGGTCAGTTTAAGTGCCCGGAGACGTATGGCGCTACTGGAACTATCAAAAAAATACGGCTTCGTGATCGTAGAGGATGATCATGACTATGACTTTCACTATGACAAACAGCCCCTGTTACCCCTGGCCACTGTAGACACAGCAGGGATGGTCATTTATGTAAGCTCATTTGGTAAGTCGCTCGCACCGGGGTTCCGGACGGGATTCGTCGTTGCTCCGGAGAACCTGATGGTGGAAATGCGCAAATACCTGGGCATTATAGACCGCCAGGGAGACGTGATGATTGAGCAGGCGTTGGGAGAAATGATAGAGGAAGGTGCTATCCAGCGGCATATGAAACGCTCACTGAAAATATATAAAGAACGGCGGGACCTCATGTCGGCACTACTGGAGAAACAACTGGGAGACTGGATCGAGTTCCGCCAACCAACAGGAGGACTTGCATTCTGGCTATCTTTCAAAAAGCCGGTAAACCTGATGCGGTTAAAGAAACAATGTGAGAAAAACAACCTGTTCATTCCAAGAACGCTGCTGTATCAGAATAAAGAAGTGACCGCACTGCGAATCGGATTTGGACACCTGGATAACGATGAAATGGAGAAGACCATTCTTATTCTGAAGGCATCACTCATACAACTGCAACAGTAG
- a CDS encoding M16 family metallopeptidase, which yields MHYRHWATMGLMLLLANGKSAFAQHQNQSIPPDTAVRTGKLPNGFTYYIRRNEEPQKRALFYLVNKVGSILEDEDQLGLAHFMEHMNFNGTTHFKKNDLIDYLQKAGVRFGADLNAYTSFDETVYQLPIPTDNPAMVGKGLNIMRDWAQEAILDPGDVDKERGVILEEKRLKEGVGARMQQQTLPVMLNHSRYAFREPIGTDSILKNFPVAAIHRFYKDWYRPNLQALIVVGDVNVDAVEKQIRKQFADLKNPASERPRPEYKIELTGQNQFRSITDPEITATELEMLIKHEGSTIKTTTDYKNAIQKALFNQMLSRRLGELSQQPNLPFLGVKAGVGDLFGGLDQFSYSVTAKPGKLPEAFATTWQLIEQVKRDGFTQAELDRAKLSYATAMESAKKEKSKTPSSSYVSEYQQLFLQGAATPGFDWEYDFVKATLPGITLNDIKEVATHYITATNRDIFLSAPEKEKANLPDSAAVDAWFSKMATMAIQPYSDVATGNVLLKNIPAGGKVVSRSTVAALDMQQLTLSNGVKVWLKPTSYTNDQIQFMSFAPGGINKYPNEEFPTAANTVGIIGGSGLGDYSPVQLSRMLNGKAVSVGAYIGGRSQGVTGGCRSEDLETALQLIYMRYTAPRKDTVLFENAIARSREAVRNKYDDPDNVFRDTVTTVLGGYNYRTSPVTLERLDSISLDKALAIYKDRFADASQANFVFVGNFNTDSIQPLLERYLGALPALNLNEKAVTLHSEVPKGKLVKVVEKGKGNKATVLLVYNGDCAYSAEESLQLQALTEVLQYRLLESLREKAGEVYTPSAQGSMVKEPDPRFAINVSFGCAPEHVEHLVGLVGEDIANLQKHGATSDELVKFKAGYRKQVELQVKSNEFWLQYIAGKLERNEELQPVPDVEKRLKQVTSKSLRSAAGRYLSGENVIRFVSLPEKNNQ from the coding sequence ATGCACTATCGCCATTGGGCTACCATGGGACTAATGCTCCTATTGGCAAATGGGAAATCAGCATTTGCCCAACACCAAAATCAATCTATACCGCCGGATACTGCTGTACGCACAGGAAAGTTACCAAACGGATTCACCTATTACATCCGGAGGAATGAAGAGCCACAGAAAAGGGCACTGTTCTACCTGGTCAATAAAGTGGGTTCTATCCTGGAGGATGAAGATCAGTTAGGACTGGCGCATTTCATGGAACACATGAACTTCAACGGTACTACCCATTTTAAAAAGAACGACCTGATCGACTACCTGCAGAAGGCCGGTGTAAGATTTGGTGCTGATCTGAATGCCTATACCTCTTTTGATGAAACTGTATACCAGCTGCCTATCCCGACAGATAACCCTGCGATGGTAGGCAAGGGACTCAATATCATGCGTGACTGGGCACAGGAAGCGATCCTCGATCCTGGAGACGTGGACAAGGAACGCGGTGTTATCCTCGAAGAAAAACGTTTAAAGGAGGGGGTTGGCGCCAGGATGCAGCAACAAACCCTGCCCGTGATGTTAAATCATTCACGATATGCTTTCAGGGAACCTATCGGCACGGACAGTATTCTAAAGAACTTCCCGGTAGCCGCCATCCACAGGTTTTATAAAGACTGGTACAGGCCTAATCTGCAGGCGCTGATCGTGGTAGGCGACGTCAATGTAGACGCTGTCGAAAAGCAGATCAGGAAGCAGTTTGCCGATCTGAAAAATCCTGCCAGTGAACGTCCCCGTCCGGAATACAAAATTGAGCTGACCGGGCAAAACCAATTCAGGTCGATCACCGATCCGGAGATCACGGCAACTGAACTGGAGATGCTGATCAAGCATGAAGGCAGCACGATCAAAACGACTACTGACTATAAGAATGCTATTCAGAAAGCCTTGTTCAATCAGATGCTGAGTCGCAGACTGGGCGAGTTGAGTCAGCAGCCTAATCTGCCCTTCCTCGGAGTGAAAGCAGGTGTTGGCGATCTGTTTGGTGGTCTGGATCAGTTCTCCTACTCGGTTACTGCGAAGCCAGGTAAATTACCGGAAGCTTTTGCCACTACCTGGCAACTGATCGAGCAGGTAAAACGCGATGGCTTTACCCAGGCGGAACTCGACAGAGCGAAACTCAGTTATGCAACTGCTATGGAATCGGCTAAGAAGGAAAAGAGTAAAACACCTTCCAGCAGCTACGTTTCCGAATACCAGCAACTGTTCCTCCAGGGCGCTGCCACTCCCGGCTTTGACTGGGAATATGATTTTGTGAAAGCGACACTACCTGGTATCACACTGAACGATATCAAAGAAGTGGCTACTCATTACATCACCGCCACAAACAGAGACATCTTCCTGTCCGCTCCTGAAAAGGAAAAAGCGAATCTTCCTGATTCTGCTGCTGTAGACGCATGGTTCAGCAAGATGGCGACTATGGCTATTCAGCCATACAGCGATGTAGCAACCGGCAACGTGTTGCTGAAAAATATCCCAGCTGGTGGAAAGGTCGTTTCCCGTTCTACTGTGGCGGCACTTGATATGCAACAGCTGACTTTAAGTAACGGAGTGAAGGTGTGGCTGAAACCCACCAGCTATACGAATGACCAGATCCAGTTCATGTCATTTGCACCGGGTGGTATCAACAAATATCCGAACGAAGAATTCCCTACAGCTGCCAATACGGTCGGTATCATCGGTGGTAGCGGACTGGGTGACTATTCCCCTGTTCAGTTATCCAGGATGCTGAATGGTAAGGCAGTTTCTGTAGGTGCCTATATCGGTGGCCGTAGCCAGGGTGTAACAGGCGGTTGCAGGTCTGAAGACCTGGAGACTGCATTACAGCTCATTTACATGCGCTATACTGCTCCCCGTAAAGACACCGTGTTATTTGAAAACGCTATTGCCAGATCCAGAGAAGCAGTCAGGAACAAGTACGATGATCCGGATAACGTGTTCAGGGATACTGTCACCACCGTATTGGGCGGATATAACTATCGTACAAGTCCGGTTACACTGGAAAGACTTGATAGTATCAGTCTTGATAAAGCATTGGCTATCTATAAAGACCGCTTCGCGGATGCTTCACAGGCGAATTTTGTCTTTGTGGGCAATTTTAACACAGATAGCATTCAGCCACTGCTGGAGCGTTACCTGGGAGCGTTACCTGCTTTAAACCTGAACGAAAAAGCTGTTACCCTTCATTCGGAGGTACCTAAAGGTAAACTGGTGAAGGTTGTGGAAAAGGGTAAAGGTAATAAGGCGACTGTACTGCTGGTCTATAATGGCGATTGCGCCTATAGTGCTGAAGAAAGTCTGCAATTACAGGCATTGACAGAAGTACTGCAATACAGACTGCTGGAGAGCCTGAGAGAGAAAGCAGGAGAGGTGTATACACCTTCTGCTCAGGGCAGCATGGTGAAAGAGCCAGATCCGCGTTTTGCCATCAACGTGTCTTTCGGTTGTGCGCCGGAACACGTGGAGCACCTGGTGGGACTGGTAGGAGAGGACATTGCCAATCTGCAAAAACACGGCGCTACCAGTGATGAACTGGTGAAATTTAAGGCCGGCTATAGAAAGCAGGTAGAGTTGCAGGTAAAGAGCAATGAATTCTGGTTGCAATATATAGCGGGTAAGCTCGAGAGAAACGAAGAACTGCAACCTGTGCCTGATGTGGAAAAGCGATTGAAACAGGTTACCAGTAAGTCGCTGAGGTCAGCTGCCGGAAGGTATCTGAGCGGAGAGAATGTGATCCGTTTTGTATCACTGCCTGAAAAAAATAATCAATAA
- a CDS encoding Gldg family protein yields MRRIFKIAKAELFTLFYSPIAWMILVVFAFQTGMSFVEHLQEIVRAKNVGFGNAFITASIFSGNLGLFTTVQGYLYLYIPLLTMGLMSRELSSGSIKLLYSSPVTSAQIIYGKFTAMMLYSLMLIGILLVYVVIGMCTVEHFDLPSVFSGLLSLYLLMCAYAAIGLFMSCLTSYQVVAALGTLVLLAALSYMNKVWQDINFVRDITYWLSISGRCNEMIGGLICSEDVLYFVIVIAMFLTLSIQKLQAGRTHASFATVWSKYSLVVFLAMLLGYVTSRPVFMAYYDTTETKRNTLTPNSQAIMAKLDGDLTITTYVNLLDREYYHGIPSQVNEDKERLKQYIRFKPETKLKYVYYYDKPTNNPRLDFVYKDKTLAEMANKEAEIRELDINMFLTPEQIKKQINLEDEGNTFVRLVERGNGQKAWLRIYDDMMKFPDEGEVSAMFKRMVMKLPKIGFLQGQGERSIEGDRMKDYTLFSSVKTFRYALTNQGCDVVSLDLTGDKEIPKGIDIIVISDMKEAMDTATKKKLDAYIASGGNLAISLKPGSPIMESFIAQFGVKTIPGQLVQPKLDVAANVVMAVPTAAAEKVAPIFSMMREQRKYVGMVKSAGLIFSPEKGFTAVPVLQTVDTMKTWNELQTIDFVNDSASLDAASGEKADSFVTAYALSRKVGDKEQRIMILGDADCISNGGMNPPIRRYGASNFSLIPGMFHWLSYGTVPVDVSRPRSSDNDITLTKEGVKMLKYLLMWAIPGILIIGSTILLIRRKRK; encoded by the coding sequence ATGAGACGTATTTTTAAGATCGCCAAGGCGGAATTGTTCACCTTGTTTTATTCGCCGATTGCCTGGATGATACTGGTGGTTTTCGCCTTTCAGACCGGAATGTCCTTTGTTGAACATCTGCAGGAGATCGTTCGTGCAAAGAATGTAGGTTTTGGTAACGCCTTTATCACTGCCAGCATATTTTCAGGTAATCTTGGTTTGTTCACGACCGTGCAGGGCTATCTCTATCTCTATATCCCGTTGCTGACCATGGGGCTGATGAGCCGTGAACTGAGCAGCGGTTCCATTAAATTATTATATTCATCACCTGTTACCTCCGCACAGATCATTTATGGAAAATTCACTGCCATGATGCTCTATAGCCTCATGCTGATCGGTATATTGCTGGTATATGTAGTGATAGGCATGTGTACGGTGGAACACTTCGATCTGCCTTCTGTATTTTCAGGTTTATTATCCCTGTACCTACTGATGTGCGCATACGCTGCTATCGGGCTGTTTATGTCCTGTCTCACTTCCTACCAGGTGGTGGCTGCATTGGGTACGCTGGTATTACTGGCTGCACTCAGTTACATGAACAAAGTATGGCAGGACATTAATTTTGTTCGTGACATTACCTATTGGCTGTCTATTTCTGGTCGTTGTAACGAAATGATCGGTGGATTGATCTGTAGTGAAGATGTGCTGTATTTTGTTATCGTTATTGCCATGTTCCTGACCCTGAGCATTCAGAAACTGCAGGCTGGCCGTACGCATGCATCCTTCGCGACCGTATGGAGTAAATACTCATTGGTGGTGTTCCTGGCGATGCTGCTGGGTTATGTTACCTCCCGCCCGGTATTTATGGCCTATTACGATACGACAGAGACCAAACGTAATACACTGACGCCTAACAGCCAGGCTATTATGGCCAAGCTCGATGGTGATCTGACGATCACTACCTATGTGAACCTGCTTGATAGAGAATATTATCATGGTATTCCAAGCCAGGTGAATGAAGATAAAGAGCGGTTAAAACAATATATCCGTTTCAAACCAGAGACGAAACTGAAATACGTTTATTACTACGATAAACCGACTAATAATCCACGCCTTGATTTTGTTTATAAAGATAAAACGCTCGCTGAAATGGCGAACAAGGAGGCTGAGATCCGTGAACTTGATATCAATATGTTCCTCACACCTGAACAGATCAAAAAGCAGATCAATCTGGAAGATGAGGGCAATACCTTCGTTCGTTTGGTAGAAAGAGGAAATGGACAGAAAGCATGGCTGAGGATCTACGACGACATGATGAAGTTTCCTGATGAAGGAGAAGTTTCTGCCATGTTCAAGAGGATGGTCATGAAGCTGCCTAAGATCGGTTTCCTGCAGGGACAGGGAGAAAGAAGCATAGAAGGAGACAGAATGAAGGACTACACACTCTTCTCATCTGTAAAAACCTTCCGTTATGCACTCACCAACCAGGGTTGCGATGTAGTTTCACTGGACCTGACGGGCGATAAGGAAATCCCGAAAGGAATCGACATCATTGTCATTTCAGATATGAAAGAGGCCATGGATACTGCCACAAAGAAGAAACTCGATGCCTACATCGCCAGCGGTGGTAATCTCGCTATCTCCCTGAAGCCCGGTTCTCCTATCATGGAATCTTTCATCGCTCAGTTTGGTGTAAAGACAATTCCTGGTCAGCTGGTGCAGCCTAAACTGGACGTGGCAGCCAACGTTGTAATGGCAGTACCTACTGCCGCTGCTGAGAAAGTTGCGCCTATATTCAGCATGATGCGTGAACAACGTAAGTATGTAGGTATGGTGAAAAGTGCCGGTCTGATATTTAGTCCTGAAAAAGGGTTTACGGCAGTACCTGTATTACAAACTGTCGATACCATGAAAACATGGAATGAACTGCAGACGATCGATTTCGTGAATGATTCTGCTTCATTGGATGCAGCGTCAGGAGAGAAGGCAGACAGCTTTGTAACTGCCTATGCACTATCAAGAAAGGTAGGTGATAAAGAACAGCGTATTATGATACTGGGAGATGCCGACTGTATCAGCAATGGTGGTATGAACCCGCCGATCAGACGTTACGGTGCTTCTAACTTCTCGCTGATCCCGGGTATGTTCCATTGGTTATCTTATGGCACTGTTCCGGTAGATGTAAGCCGCCCACGTTCTTCTGATAACGATATTACTCTTACCAAAGAGGGAGTGAAAATGCTGAAATACCTGCTGATGTGGGCGATCCCTGGCATCCTCATAATTGGTAGCACCATCTTATTGATCAGAAGAAAAAGAAAATAA
- a CDS encoding MutS-related protein — MSFIADKQTLDDLSLLGKFNPGSVFSIFNKVKTRGAEKLLDAMFLHPLSDVEAINNRSAIFLYFNDHPTGFPFDDKQLERMESYLDEGGDGSYLLALWELSRKKIAALLVRDDTYELALTGIDSSIAILEACEQLLRQLEKEGRDKDQPWKKWSDIVRTIITDVRYKQLNSSSRSLLDNVRLHHMLTGTFRGQLKMLLELIYETDLYIAVAGVARAKGFSYAQALPKDRNKLEAKGLRHPGLDKGVANSLFFNTATNVLFLTGANMAGKSTLMKSTGILLYLAHMGFPVAATDVQFSLLDGIYSSVNVPDDLNKGYSHFYAEVLRVKKVAEEVATGKSLFIIFDELFKGTNVKDAYDATLAVTEAFTNFTNCFFIISTHIFEVGHALNNGGSQISFEFLPTIMQNNVPQYTYKLQKGITTDRQGMIIIENEGILNML; from the coding sequence ATGAGTTTTATTGCAGACAAACAAACGTTAGACGATCTGTCCTTGTTAGGCAAATTTAATCCTGGTTCAGTTTTCAGTATTTTCAATAAAGTGAAGACCCGGGGGGCAGAGAAGCTACTGGATGCCATGTTCCTTCATCCGCTGTCAGACGTGGAAGCGATCAACAACAGAAGCGCGATCTTTCTTTATTTCAATGATCATCCTACCGGTTTCCCTTTTGATGATAAGCAGCTGGAACGTATGGAGTCCTATCTGGACGAAGGCGGAGATGGCAGCTATCTCCTGGCCCTCTGGGAGTTGAGCAGGAAGAAGATCGCGGCACTACTGGTCAGAGATGATACCTATGAACTGGCTTTAACAGGTATAGACAGTAGCATCGCCATATTGGAAGCCTGTGAACAGCTCCTCCGGCAACTGGAGAAAGAAGGCCGCGATAAAGATCAGCCATGGAAGAAATGGTCAGACATTGTACGGACCATTATTACTGACGTGCGATACAAACAGCTTAACAGCTCTTCCCGGTCCCTGTTGGATAATGTACGGCTACATCACATGCTAACAGGTACATTTCGCGGTCAGCTGAAAATGCTGCTGGAACTGATCTATGAAACGGATCTGTATATAGCCGTAGCCGGTGTGGCCAGGGCCAAAGGATTTTCTTATGCACAGGCATTGCCGAAAGACCGGAACAAGCTGGAAGCAAAAGGACTGAGACATCCCGGGCTTGATAAAGGTGTTGCCAACTCCCTGTTCTTTAATACAGCAACGAATGTATTATTCCTCACAGGCGCCAATATGGCAGGTAAGTCAACCCTGATGAAATCTACGGGTATCCTTCTTTACCTGGCACATATGGGATTTCCCGTGGCCGCAACCGATGTACAATTCTCCCTCCTGGACGGTATCTATTCCTCCGTGAACGTTCCTGATGATCTGAATAAAGGATATAGCCACTTCTACGCGGAAGTGCTGCGGGTGAAAAAAGTGGCGGAAGAAGTAGCGACCGGTAAATCCTTATTTATCATCTTTGATGAACTGTTTAAAGGAACAAATGTAAAAGATGCCTATGATGCAACACTCGCTGTTACAGAAGCATTTACCAATTTTACAAATTGTTTTTTTATCATTTCAACACATATCTTTGAAGTTGGACATGCCCTGAATAATGGTGGTTCACAGATCTCTTTCGAGTTCCTGCCTACTATTATGCAGAACAATGTCCCTCAGTATACATACAAGCTGCAAAAAGGTATAACCACCGACAGACAAGGTATGATCATTATTGAGAATGAAGGAATATTGAATATGTTATAG